Proteins encoded by one window of Streptomyces sp. ALI-76-A:
- a CDS encoding DUF4192 domain-containing protein — MTNHSETTGSAGNGEIGGRDGHGAHGARGAGGEGAGASEHVECLTYDAHGGEHQVTLRTPDELADAVPYLLGYRPEDSIVLVALNDRGGRGRFGGRARLGIPTNEDDWESAARQLAHGLITGSERRGAKPEQMVAYLCQEPGEGESGQQVMRRLAHLAGLLRTECGRLDVPVIEALCISDGRFWSYCCPSEGCCPPEGTAMGLPGTSVLAAAATYAGLQVRGTLRELRARLLPWEIAAALEQEIVLDTTSMAQVPRMFDEAGRVAVAEETVELAERVLTRFAEAPTVSGALQADRRDDELLRHEEAATLILGLQDRTTRDRLAEWMEGDEADPALRLWRALARRCVGPYGEHAAAPLTLVGWVAWSAGDEIEAREALAMALGADPGYLFARLLHQACNEGLDPESIRHCLRAEREARGARTRSGSGDVRAAHEADQPTRPQADAPARPEIEAPVPAHRKSEAPASVHPETEAPAPARPETEAPAQQDVSSVDQESSPSPSPADAARRRRRTRSGPGGRSDGRPRPTEADRRPSGTAVPRARTRPTAGTHPGTPRTGGTRPRPTGKDGTQTRPSGEDGTQTRPSGRGGTRRRGACSEGVGSGGDAAEGTT, encoded by the coding sequence ATGACGAACCACAGCGAAACGACTGGATCCGCAGGTAACGGCGAGATCGGCGGACGAGACGGACATGGGGCGCACGGAGCGCGCGGCGCGGGCGGCGAAGGCGCCGGAGCGAGCGAGCACGTCGAGTGCCTGACGTACGACGCCCACGGAGGTGAGCACCAGGTCACGCTGCGTACACCGGACGAGCTGGCCGATGCCGTGCCGTATCTCCTCGGGTACCGCCCCGAGGACAGCATCGTCCTGGTCGCTCTGAACGACCGAGGCGGTCGCGGCCGCTTCGGAGGCCGGGCCCGGCTGGGCATTCCCACCAACGAGGACGACTGGGAGTCCGCGGCGCGGCAGCTCGCCCACGGCTTGATCACGGGCAGCGAGCGCAGGGGCGCCAAGCCGGAGCAGATGGTCGCCTACCTCTGTCAGGAGCCGGGGGAGGGCGAGTCGGGCCAGCAGGTCATGCGCCGACTGGCCCACCTCGCCGGACTGCTGCGCACGGAGTGCGGTCGGCTCGACGTGCCCGTCATCGAAGCCCTGTGCATTTCTGACGGCCGTTTCTGGTCGTACTGCTGCCCGAGCGAGGGATGCTGTCCCCCCGAGGGCACCGCGATGGGGCTGCCGGGCACGTCCGTACTGGCGGCCGCGGCGACCTACGCCGGGCTGCAGGTGCGCGGCACACTGCGTGAACTGCGGGCCAGGCTGTTGCCCTGGGAGATCGCTGCGGCGCTGGAGCAGGAGATCGTCCTGGACACCACCAGCATGGCGCAGGTCCCCAGGATGTTCGACGAAGCCGGCCGTGTGGCCGTGGCCGAGGAGACGGTGGAACTCGCCGAGCGGGTCCTGACCCGGTTCGCCGAGGCACCGACCGTCTCCGGCGCCCTCCAGGCTGACCGGCGCGACGACGAACTGCTCCGACACGAGGAAGCGGCCACGCTGATCCTCGGCCTCCAGGACCGTACGACCCGAGATCGGCTCGCCGAATGGATGGAGGGCGACGAGGCAGACCCGGCGCTACGACTCTGGCGTGCCCTGGCGCGCCGCTGCGTCGGACCGTACGGCGAGCACGCGGCGGCACCGCTCACCCTCGTCGGCTGGGTCGCCTGGTCGGCCGGTGACGAGATCGAGGCAAGGGAAGCCCTGGCCATGGCGCTGGGCGCGGATCCCGGCTATCTCTTCGCCCGGCTCCTGCACCAGGCCTGCAACGAGGGCTTGGACCCGGAGTCCATCCGCCACTGCCTGCGCGCGGAACGCGAGGCGCGCGGGGCGCGTACGCGCTCCGGATCCGGAGACGTGCGGGCTGCCCACGAGGCGGACCAGCCGACACGGCCTCAGGCCGATGCGCCGGCGCGCCCGGAAATCGAGGCCCCAGTGCCGGCGCACCGGAAGTCCGAGGCGCCAGCGTCAGTGCACCCGGAGACCGAGGCGCCCGCCCCGGCGCGCCCGGAGACCGAAGCGCCAGCGCAACAGGACGTGTCCAGCGTCGACCAGGAGTCGTCACCGTCCCCTTCGCCCGCCGACGCTGCCCGACGCCGACGGCGTACGCGCTCCGGCCCCGGCGGCCGCTCGGACGGGCGCCCGCGTCCCACCGAGGCGGACCGACGCCCGTCGGGAACGGCCGTACCCCGTGCCCGCACCCGACCGACGGCCGGTACCCACCCCGGCACCCCACGGACGGGTGGGACGCGCCCCCGGCCCACGGGAAAGGACGGCACGCAGACCCGCCCCTCAGGTGAGGACGGCACACAGACCCGCCCTTCGGGCAGGGGCGGCACGCGACGGCGTGGCGCCTGCTCCGAAGGCGTCGGGTCGGGAGGTGACGCCGCCGAGGGGACGACATGA
- a CDS encoding ADP-ribosylglycohydrolase family protein, whose protein sequence is MTTDFSPDGRLGRALASLRGLAVGDALGSQFFVPVNYPLLKDRELPPGSWQWTDDTEMACSVVAVLAAHHRIDQDALAHSFAEHHDFDRGYGPAVNRLLRLVREGGDWRTLASALFNGQGSWGNGAAMRIAPLGAWYADDPEQATHQAEISAYPTHQHREAVVGAMAVAAAAALASAPDGPPRAEALLDGVIALVPKSAVGAGLRRARDMLDYADAGTVAAVLGCGRRTTAHDTVPFALWSAARSLGDYEQAFWTTAQVGGDVDTTCAIVGGVIASGKAGSPPAEWVARTEAVPEWVPVAF, encoded by the coding sequence ATGACCACTGACTTCTCTCCCGACGGGCGCCTGGGACGCGCCCTGGCCAGCCTGCGCGGGCTGGCGGTGGGGGACGCGCTGGGCTCGCAGTTCTTCGTGCCGGTGAACTACCCGCTGCTGAAGGACCGTGAGCTGCCGCCCGGTTCCTGGCAGTGGACCGACGACACGGAAATGGCCTGCTCCGTGGTCGCCGTCCTGGCCGCCCACCACCGCATCGACCAGGACGCCTTGGCCCACTCCTTCGCCGAGCACCACGACTTCGACCGCGGCTACGGGCCCGCGGTCAACCGCCTGCTCCGGCTGGTGCGGGAGGGTGGTGACTGGCGGACGCTCGCCTCGGCACTCTTCAACGGACAGGGGTCCTGGGGCAACGGCGCCGCGATGCGTATCGCACCCCTGGGCGCCTGGTACGCGGACGACCCCGAGCAGGCGACCCACCAGGCGGAGATCTCGGCCTACCCGACGCATCAGCACCGTGAGGCCGTGGTCGGCGCCATGGCCGTCGCCGCGGCCGCCGCGCTGGCCAGTGCCCCGGACGGGCCGCCCAGAGCGGAGGCGCTCCTCGACGGCGTCATCGCGCTCGTCCCGAAGAGCGCCGTCGGCGCCGGCCTGCGACGGGCCCGGGACATGCTCGACTACGCGGACGCGGGCACCGTCGCCGCCGTGCTGGGCTGCGGGCGCCGCACCACGGCCCACGACACCGTGCCTTTCGCACTCTGGTCGGCCGCACGGTCGCTCGGAGACTACGAGCAGGCGTTCTGGACGACCGCGCAGGTCGGTGGCGATGTGGACACGACCTGCGCCATCGTCGGCGGAGTGATCGCGTCGGGCAAGGCGGGGTCACCGCCCGCCGAGTGGGTAGCGCGTACGGAAGCCGTGCCGGAGTGGGTGCCCGTCGCCTTCTGA
- a CDS encoding MFS transporter, translating into MTTSQLTQDQKPGAARRAGHPGIALTVIAACQLMVVLDATIVNIALPHIQDALKFSTTDLTWVISSYTLTFGGLLLLGGRAGDILGRRRVFMAGILLFTFASLLGGLAQEPWQLLAARVLQGAGGAIASPTSLALITTTFPEGPERNRAFGVFAAVSAGGGAIGLLAGGMLTEWLDWRWVLFVNVPIGVLIAVLTPLYISDSQRHTGRFDIAGALTSTAGMALLVYGFIRAADDGWRDNLTIGSFVAAVILLLAFAFIETRAKEPITPLRMFADRNRSGTYVIMLSLSAAMFGMFFYIVLFVQNVLGYSPIKAGLAFLPVTVVIALGAGLSQRFLPVLGPEPFMLVGSALAAAGLAWQALISSDSSYVGGVLGPMLVFGFGMGLNFVTLTLTAVSGVAQHEAGAASGLLNTSQQVGGSLGLSILTTVFGSASREEAENQVPKFLAEGTAEQKAEFAKTQQLPSPWGHEVLAQGISTGFIAAAAMAVLALVTAWLVIRVRKSDLEALAGTAGPGIG; encoded by the coding sequence GTGACAACCTCTCAGTTGACTCAAGACCAGAAACCAGGTGCGGCCCGCCGGGCGGGGCATCCCGGCATCGCGCTCACCGTCATCGCGGCCTGCCAACTCATGGTGGTACTCGACGCGACGATTGTGAACATCGCCCTCCCGCACATTCAAGACGCGCTCAAGTTCAGCACCACCGATCTCACCTGGGTCATCAGCTCCTACACGCTCACCTTCGGCGGCCTGCTGCTCCTGGGCGGCCGGGCCGGTGACATCCTCGGCCGCCGCCGGGTCTTCATGGCGGGCATCCTGCTGTTCACCTTTGCCTCGCTGCTCGGCGGACTCGCCCAGGAGCCCTGGCAGTTGCTGGCCGCCCGTGTACTGCAGGGTGCGGGTGGCGCGATCGCGTCGCCCACGTCGCTGGCGCTCATCACCACCACGTTCCCCGAAGGGCCGGAGCGGAACCGGGCCTTCGGCGTCTTCGCCGCGGTCTCCGCCGGCGGCGGTGCCATCGGGCTGCTCGCCGGAGGCATGCTCACCGAGTGGCTCGACTGGCGGTGGGTGCTCTTCGTCAACGTGCCGATCGGCGTGCTGATCGCAGTGCTCACGCCCCTGTACATCAGCGACTCCCAGCGGCACACCGGCCGCTTCGACATCGCGGGCGCGCTCACCTCGACGGCGGGTATGGCGCTGCTCGTCTACGGCTTCATCCGGGCGGCCGACGACGGATGGCGGGACAATCTGACCATCGGCTCGTTCGTGGCGGCCGTGATCCTGCTGCTGGCTTTCGCCTTCATCGAGACCCGCGCCAAGGAACCGATCACACCGCTCAGGATGTTCGCCGACCGCAACCGCTCGGGCACGTACGTGATCATGTTGAGCCTCTCCGCGGCGATGTTCGGCATGTTCTTCTACATCGTGCTCTTCGTGCAGAACGTGCTCGGGTACAGCCCGATCAAGGCCGGTCTCGCCTTCCTGCCGGTGACGGTCGTGATCGCCCTGGGCGCGGGCCTGTCGCAACGGTTCCTGCCGGTCCTCGGCCCCGAGCCGTTCATGCTCGTGGGCTCGGCTCTGGCAGCGGCGGGACTGGCCTGGCAGGCCCTCATCAGCTCCGACAGTTCCTACGTCGGCGGGGTCCTCGGGCCGATGCTGGTGTTCGGCTTCGGCATGGGCCTGAACTTCGTGACGCTGACGCTCACCGCTGTCTCGGGGGTGGCCCAGCATGAGGCGGGCGCGGCCTCCGGTCTCCTCAACACCTCGCAACAGGTGGGTGGTTCGCTCGGCCTGTCCATCCTGACGACGGTGTTCGGCTCGGCCAGCCGGGAGGAAGCGGAGAATCAGGTGCCGAAGTTCCTCGCCGAGGGAACGGCGGAGCAGAAGGCGGAGTTCGCCAAGACCCAGCAACTGCCCTCTCCCTGGGGTCACGAGGTGCTCGCCCAGGGCATCTCGACGGGCTTCATCGCGGCGGCGGCGATGGCCGTTCTCGCGCTGGTGACCGCCTGGTTGGTGATCAGGGTCCGCAAGAGCGATCTGGAGGCCCTCGCCGGCACGGCCGGACCGGGCATCGGCTGA
- a CDS encoding TetR/AcrR family transcriptional regulator — protein MVTSHWTAAPARASLRRRGAVLERAILDAALDQLSTVGWKGLTMEGVAAGAQTGKAAVYRRWPSKEDLVADALQAGLPPFEGAPDLGDVRADLVALCRRVREAMFSRPGLALRAVIHECDPAQAERLHDVIVKGVVEPTVQLLGEVIHQGIGRGEVRPDAVNGYVLDAVPAMMMYRSKMCASEWSDRDLEEMIDQFMLPLLRPTSG, from the coding sequence ATGGTCACCTCTCACTGGACGGCCGCCCCCGCTCGGGCCTCCCTTCGTCGGCGTGGCGCCGTGCTCGAACGTGCGATCCTCGACGCCGCTCTCGATCAGCTCAGTACGGTCGGCTGGAAGGGTCTGACGATGGAGGGTGTCGCGGCCGGCGCCCAGACGGGGAAGGCGGCCGTGTACCGGCGATGGCCGTCCAAGGAAGACCTCGTCGCGGACGCGCTGCAAGCCGGACTGCCGCCCTTCGAGGGGGCGCCCGATCTGGGTGACGTGCGCGCCGACCTCGTCGCGTTGTGCCGACGGGTCCGCGAGGCGATGTTCTCCCGACCTGGGTTGGCGCTTCGCGCGGTGATTCACGAATGCGACCCCGCGCAGGCAGAGCGTCTCCATGACGTGATCGTCAAGGGGGTTGTCGAACCCACCGTCCAGCTGCTCGGCGAGGTGATCCATCAGGGAATCGGGAGGGGGGAAGTGCGGCCCGACGCCGTGAACGGCTATGTCCTGGACGCCGTCCCGGCGATGATGATGTACCGCTCCAAGATGTGCGCGAGCGAATGGAGTGATCGGGATCTCGAGGAGATGATCGACCAGTTCATGCTGCCGCTGCTGCGGCCGACGAGTGGCTGA
- a CDS encoding ABC transporter permease has product MTTTTAPDLTTKRPERSDLRVTVPRVIRSEWIKFWSLRSTAFTLLGAVVALVAFGLISASVTSGGGTMEGPGDGATDPTDIVLSGTQLAQLVIGTLGVLLTAGEYSTGLIRSTLAAVPGRLPVLWAKAVVFAGVLLAVGTVTVFVTFFGGQAILGSDGASLSEPGVLRAVIGAVVYLTGIGLLGLALGALLRNTAGAVTTLFASIWLLPGLMGAVLPDSWNDAIGPYFPSTAGTAFMTVSPGSDMLSPWAGLAVFAAFLAVMLGTAALQLKRRDA; this is encoded by the coding sequence ATGACCACCACCACGGCACCGGACCTGACCACGAAGCGTCCCGAGCGTTCCGATCTGCGCGTGACCGTACCCCGGGTGATCAGATCAGAGTGGATCAAGTTCTGGTCACTGCGCTCCACGGCCTTCACCCTGCTCGGGGCCGTCGTGGCATTGGTCGCCTTCGGGCTGATCTCCGCCTCGGTCACCTCGGGCGGCGGCACCATGGAGGGTCCCGGCGACGGAGCCACCGACCCGACCGACATCGTCCTGTCGGGTACGCAGCTGGCCCAGCTCGTCATCGGCACCCTCGGGGTCCTGCTGACCGCCGGCGAGTACAGCACCGGCCTGATCCGTTCCACCCTCGCCGCCGTGCCCGGTCGGCTGCCGGTGCTCTGGGCCAAGGCGGTGGTGTTCGCCGGGGTCCTCCTCGCGGTCGGCACGGTCACGGTCTTCGTCACCTTCTTCGGCGGACAGGCCATCCTCGGTTCCGACGGCGCCTCCCTCAGCGAGCCGGGCGTCCTGCGCGCGGTGATCGGCGCCGTCGTCTACCTGACCGGCATCGGACTGCTGGGCCTGGCCCTGGGCGCCCTGCTGCGCAACACCGCGGGCGCGGTGACCACCCTGTTCGCCTCGATCTGGCTGCTGCCCGGCTTGATGGGGGCCGTCCTCCCGGACAGCTGGAACGACGCGATCGGCCCGTACTTCCCCTCCACCGCCGGCACCGCCTTCATGACCGTCTCCCCCGGCTCGGACATGCTCTCCCCGTGGGCCGGCCTGGCCGTGTTCGCCGCTTTCCTCGCCGTGATGCTGGGTACGGCCGCGCTGCAACTGAAGCGGCGGGACGCCTGA
- a CDS encoding sensor histidine kinase produces the protein MTALAAWRQTARAHPLTVDVVLATVLFLLSLLMPFIPGEPPRRVSLTVSVAVLGALACGALALRRRWPTAVLAVTTGISCASVIVSDVAGGYLGAPVIAAYTVAVRTDRRTAWTAGAAAALVFAAASLAASGGDWSSPGNQNIVLWIGMAVAAGDAVRSRRAYVVLLEERARRAEQSREEEAARQVTEERLRIARELHDVAAHHIAVISVQAGVAGHTLRTDPDVAEESLALVRQASRSVLEELSTLLGVLRREGDPQAPVDPVRGLDGLDELVGSFTAAGLEVAWTLSGRPRPLPSAVDLAAYRIVQESLTNVHKHSGNSSARVGVEYAPDQLVVHLHDAGDGGMANRTAGADAGHGGRGILGMHERASAVGGRFEAGPAPDGGFTVRAVLPLPLPSAEERGDGTGTREGVRG, from the coding sequence ATGACTGCGCTCGCGGCCTGGCGTCAGACCGCGCGGGCACATCCGCTCACCGTGGACGTGGTGCTCGCCACGGTGCTGTTCCTGCTGAGCCTGCTGATGCCGTTCATCCCCGGCGAGCCGCCGCGGCGGGTCTCGCTGACCGTCAGCGTCGCGGTGCTGGGGGCACTGGCCTGTGGTGCGCTCGCCCTCCGGCGGCGGTGGCCGACGGCGGTACTGGCCGTCACCACCGGGATCTCCTGCGCCTCCGTCATCGTGTCGGATGTCGCGGGCGGGTACCTCGGGGCGCCGGTGATCGCCGCGTACACGGTCGCCGTCCGCACCGACCGCCGGACCGCCTGGACGGCCGGCGCCGCCGCCGCGCTGGTCTTCGCCGCCGCCTCGCTGGCCGCCTCCGGCGGGGACTGGTCCTCCCCCGGCAACCAGAACATCGTGCTGTGGATCGGCATGGCGGTGGCGGCGGGAGACGCGGTCCGCAGCAGACGGGCGTACGTCGTCCTGCTGGAGGAGCGGGCCCGGCGCGCCGAGCAGAGCCGGGAGGAAGAAGCCGCCCGCCAGGTCACCGAGGAACGGCTGCGGATCGCCCGGGAGTTGCACGACGTGGCCGCCCACCACATCGCCGTGATCAGTGTCCAGGCGGGGGTTGCCGGTCACACGCTCCGCACCGACCCGGACGTGGCGGAGGAATCGCTCGCCCTGGTCCGCCAGGCCAGCCGGAGCGTGCTCGAAGAACTCAGTACGCTGCTCGGGGTGTTGCGCCGGGAAGGGGACCCGCAGGCTCCGGTCGATCCCGTGCGTGGCCTGGACGGGCTGGACGAACTCGTCGGTTCGTTCACCGCGGCGGGCCTGGAGGTCGCCTGGACACTCTCCGGGCGTCCGCGCCCGCTGCCGTCGGCGGTCGACCTGGCGGCGTACCGGATCGTGCAGGAATCGCTCACCAACGTGCACAAGCACAGCGGGAACTCCTCGGCGCGGGTGGGCGTCGAGTACGCCCCCGACCAGTTGGTCGTCCACCTCCACGACGCGGGAGACGGCGGCATGGCGAACCGGACTGCCGGGGCCGACGCCGGGCACGGCGGGCGCGGCATCTTGGGCATGCACGAGCGCGCCAGCGCGGTCGGCGGCCGGTTCGAGGCGGGCCCCGCGCCGGACGGCGGTTTCACCGTACGAGCTGTACTGCCCCTGCCCCTCCCCTCGGCGGAGGAGCGCGGAGACGGAACCGGAACCCGAGAAGGAGTACGCGGATGA
- a CDS encoding ribonuclease HII: protein MPYEPPTHTVERSLRATTGAKIIAGVDEVGRGAWAGPVTVCAAITGLRRPPEGLTDSKLLTVKRRTALAETLRGWVTSYALGHASHEEIDQMGMTAALRTAAVRALEGLPVRPDAVILDGKHNYLGSPWSVRTVIKGDRSCVAVAAASVIAKVQRDKMMAELGIDHADFDFAANAGYPSPVHKAALEERGPTPYHRLSWAYLDALPQWRHLKKARSWADGNVPEIEGQLGFDF from the coding sequence ATGCCGTACGAACCGCCTACTCACACCGTCGAGCGCTCCCTCCGCGCCACGACCGGAGCGAAGATCATTGCCGGTGTCGACGAGGTAGGGCGCGGCGCGTGGGCCGGTCCCGTCACCGTCTGCGCGGCGATCACCGGACTGCGCCGACCCCCCGAAGGCCTCACCGACTCCAAACTGCTGACCGTCAAGCGGCGTACCGCGCTCGCCGAGACGTTGCGGGGATGGGTGACGTCGTACGCCCTGGGGCATGCCTCTCATGAGGAGATCGACCAGATGGGGATGACCGCCGCGCTGCGCACGGCGGCGGTGCGCGCCCTGGAGGGACTGCCGGTCCGTCCCGACGCGGTGATCCTCGACGGCAAGCACAACTACCTCGGGTCGCCCTGGAGCGTCCGGACGGTGATCAAGGGTGACCGTTCGTGCGTGGCCGTAGCGGCGGCCTCCGTGATCGCCAAGGTTCAGCGCGACAAAATGATGGCCGAACTGGGCATCGACCATGCAGACTTCGACTTTGCGGCCAACGCCGGGTATCCGTCGCCCGTGCACAAGGCCGCACTGGAGGAACGGGGCCCGACCCCGTACCACCGGTTGTCGTGGGCGTATCTTGATGCGCTGCCTCAGTGGCGGCACCTCAAGAAGGCCCGCAGCTGGGCGGACGGAAACGTTCCGGAGATCGAGGGTCAGCTCGGCTTCGACTTCTGA
- a CDS encoding RecQ family ATP-dependent DNA helicase, protein MDDLKLRTEADAILAELVGAPGGSARLREDQWQAVAALVEERRRALVVQRTGWGKSAVYFVATALLRRRGSGPTVIISPLLALMRNQVESAARAGIQARTINSANPEEWDTIYGEVERGETDVLLVSPERLNSVDFRDQVLPKLAATTGLLVVDEAHCISDWGHDFRPDYRRLRAMLAELPAGVPVLATTATANARVTADVAEQLGTGAGEALVLRGPLERESLRLGVVRLPDAAHRLAWLAEHLDELTGSGIIYTLTVAAAEEATAFLRQRGFRVASYTGKTENADRLQAEVDLRENRVKALVATSALGMGYDKPDLGFVVHLGSPSSPIAYYQQVGRAGRGVAHADVLLLPGKEDEAIWRYFADTAFPPETQVRQTLSALTDAGRPLSVPALEAVVDLRRSRLETMLKVLDVDGAVKRVKGGWTATGAEWVYDAERYAWVARQRAAEQQAMRDYVSTSQCRMEFLREQLDDEGAAPCGRCDNCAGAWADVSVSEETLTGAAKELDRPGVEVEPRRMWPTGMAALGIDLKGRIPAREQCSTGRALGRLSDIGWGNRLRPLLAENAPDGPVPDDVLRAAVAVLADWARSPGGWATQDPDASPRPVGVVAVPSLTRPHLVGSLAEGIASIGRLPLLGTLAYTGPGGTHGVRRSNSAQRLRALSGAFAVPEELAGALAGSPGPVLLVDDYTDSGWTLAVAARLLRQAGSDQVLPLVLAAAG, encoded by the coding sequence ATGGACGATCTGAAGCTCCGCACCGAAGCCGACGCCATCCTCGCTGAGCTCGTCGGCGCCCCGGGGGGTTCGGCGCGGTTGCGGGAGGACCAGTGGCAGGCGGTGGCGGCTCTGGTGGAGGAGCGCCGGCGTGCCCTGGTGGTACAGCGCACCGGGTGGGGCAAGTCAGCGGTGTACTTCGTCGCCACCGCGCTCCTGCGCCGGCGCGGCTCCGGGCCCACGGTGATCATCTCGCCGCTGCTGGCGCTGATGCGCAACCAGGTCGAGTCGGCGGCGCGGGCCGGTATCCAGGCGCGTACGATCAACTCGGCCAATCCGGAGGAGTGGGACACCATCTACGGGGAGGTCGAACGGGGCGAGACCGATGTCCTCCTGGTCAGCCCCGAGCGCCTCAACTCGGTGGACTTCCGCGATCAGGTGCTGCCCAAGCTCGCGGCCACGACCGGTCTGCTGGTGGTCGACGAGGCGCACTGCATCTCCGACTGGGGTCACGACTTCCGGCCGGACTACCGTCGGCTGCGCGCGATGCTGGCCGAGCTCCCCGCCGGGGTGCCGGTGCTGGCCACCACCGCGACCGCGAACGCACGGGTCACCGCGGACGTGGCCGAACAGTTGGGTACCGGTGCCGGTGAGGCGCTGGTGCTGCGCGGTCCGCTGGAGAGGGAGAGCCTGCGGCTGGGCGTGGTCCGGCTGCCGGACGCCGCACACCGTCTGGCCTGGCTCGCCGAGCACCTGGACGAGCTGACGGGCTCCGGCATCATCTACACCCTCACGGTCGCCGCCGCCGAGGAGGCCACCGCGTTTCTGCGGCAGCGTGGCTTCCGCGTGGCCTCCTACACAGGGAAGACGGAGAACGCCGACCGTTTGCAGGCCGAGGTGGACCTGCGGGAGAACCGGGTCAAGGCGCTGGTGGCGACGTCGGCGCTGGGCATGGGCTACGACAAGCCGGATCTGGGCTTCGTGGTGCACCTGGGATCGCCGTCCTCGCCGATCGCCTATTACCAGCAGGTCGGGCGGGCCGGCCGCGGGGTCGCGCACGCCGATGTGCTGCTGCTGCCGGGCAAGGAGGACGAGGCCATCTGGCGCTATTTCGCCGACACCGCCTTCCCGCCCGAGACGCAGGTGCGCCAGACCCTCTCGGCCCTCACCGACGCGGGACGTCCGTTGTCCGTGCCTGCCCTGGAGGCGGTGGTGGATCTCCGGCGCAGCCGGCTGGAGACGATGCTGAAGGTGCTGGACGTCGACGGCGCGGTCAAGCGGGTGAAGGGCGGCTGGACGGCCACGGGTGCCGAGTGGGTGTACGACGCCGAGCGCTACGCCTGGGTGGCGCGGCAGCGGGCGGCGGAGCAGCAGGCCATGCGCGACTACGTGAGCACCTCCCAGTGCCGTATGGAGTTCCTGCGCGAGCAGCTGGACGACGAGGGGGCGGCCCCCTGCGGCCGTTGCGACAACTGTGCGGGAGCCTGGGCCGACGTCTCCGTGTCGGAGGAGACGCTGACGGGGGCGGCGAAGGAACTGGACCGCCCGGGCGTGGAGGTCGAGCCGCGCCGGATGTGGCCGACGGGGATGGCCGCGCTGGGCATCGACCTCAAGGGCCGTATTCCGGCCAGGGAGCAGTGCTCCACCGGGCGTGCCCTGGGGCGGCTCTCGGACATCGGCTGGGGCAACCGGCTGCGCCCGCTGCTGGCGGAGAACGCGCCCGACGGCCCGGTCCCCGACGACGTCCTACGGGCCGCGGTGGCCGTCCTCGCCGACTGGGCGCGCTCCCCGGGCGGCTGGGCGACGCAAGACCCGGACGCCTCCCCCCGGCCGGTGGGAGTCGTCGCCGTGCCGTCCCTGACCCGCCCGCACCTGGTCGGTTCCCTGGCCGAGGGCATCGCGAGCATCGGACGCCTCCCTCTGCTGGGCACCCTCGCGTACACCGGACCGGGCGGTACGCACGGGGTACGGCGCAGCAACTCCGCCCAACGCCTCAGGGCACTGTCCGGCGCCTTCGCCGTCCCTGAGGAGCTGGCCGGAGCCCTGGCCGGCTCTCCCGGCCCCGTCCTGCTCGTGGACGACTACACCGACTCCGGGTGGACCCTCGCGGTCGCCGCCCGTCTGCTCCGCCAGGCAGGCAGCGACCAGGTACTCCCGTTGGTCCTGGCGGCTGCGGGCTGA
- a CDS encoding histidine phosphatase family protein, which yields MARPRRIVLVRHGESTGNVDDTVYEREPDHALALTEQGWQQAEETGKRLREVFGRERVSVYVSPYRRTHETLRAFHLDSELIRVREEPRLREQDWGNWQDRDDVRLQKAYRDAYGHFFYRFAQGESGADVYDRVGGFLESLYRSFEAPDHPPNVLLVTHGLAMRLFCMRWFHWTVAEFESLANPGNAEMRMLVLGDDGKYALDRPFERWRDPEPYGITG from the coding sequence ATGGCACGACCACGGCGCATCGTCCTTGTCCGGCACGGCGAGTCAACGGGCAATGTTGATGACACCGTTTATGAGCGGGAACCCGACCACGCTCTCGCCCTGACCGAGCAGGGCTGGCAGCAGGCGGAGGAGACCGGCAAACGGCTGCGCGAGGTCTTCGGCCGCGAACGAGTCAGCGTGTACGTCTCCCCGTACCGCCGTACGCACGAGACGCTGCGTGCCTTCCACCTCGACTCCGAGCTCATACGGGTGCGCGAGGAACCCCGGCTGCGTGAGCAGGACTGGGGCAACTGGCAGGACCGCGACGACGTCCGCCTCCAGAAGGCCTACCGGGACGCCTACGGGCACTTCTTCTACCGTTTCGCCCAGGGCGAGTCCGGCGCCGATGTGTACGACCGGGTCGGCGGCTTCCTGGAGAGCCTGTACCGGAGCTTCGAGGCCCCCGACCACCCGCCGAACGTGCTGCTGGTCACCCACGGTCTGGCCATGCGCCTGTTCTGCATGCGCTGGTTCCACTGGACGGTCGCCGAATTCGAGTCGTTGGCGAACCCGGGGAACGCGGAGATGCGGATGCTCGTTCTCGGGGACGACGGCAAATACGCGCTGGACCGGCCCTTCGAACGCTGGCGGGATCCGGAACCGTACGGGATCACCGGATAG